The Parcubacteria group bacterium CG10_big_fil_rev_8_21_14_0_10_36_14 DNA segment CTTATGGATGACTGGAAGACGGATGCTGAAAATGGTGGTATAATAGAAGGAAATGAGACAATCGGCGAGGATACGTCGCTAGGTCCTATAAAAATAAATGGCGACCTAAATTTAGTTAATAACGCAACATTAACAATTGAAGGGACAGTCTACGTGACCGGCAATATTACATTTAATAATAACATAAACGTAGAACTTGCGAGTTCTTATGAAAATAAAAGCGGAATAATTATTGCCGATGGTACCATAACACTAAAAAACAATATATTATTTAGTGGCGCGGGCGATGGTAGCTATATAATATTAATCTCTGCATTAAACGATACCGTAAACGATGCTATTGTTTTATATAATTATTCTGACGCATCTATACTATACGCTCCTCATGGAATAATAAATCTGGTAAATAACGTCAGTCTCCATCAAGCGTCGGCTTATAAACTCAATCTATCAAATAATGTCGAGTTGCATTACGAGACCGGACTAACTGATATATCCTTTTCCTCAGGTCCATCAGGTGGCTGGTCAAAAATAAAAGGAACTTGGCAAATAATAGAATAAACATAAATATAACTATGCTTTTACAACCAAAAACAGTAGCTTTTGGTTTAGATATAGGGGGAGAAAGCGTAAAAATTGCTGAAATTAAACGTGCTAAAAATATCAAGGGCGAGGAATCGCTGGTTTTGACGTCTATAAATAAAGTCCCCCTTGATCATCACGCTATCTTAAATGGTGAAATAAAAAATCCCACTCTTGTAATTGAGGCTATAAAAAAATGTGTCAAAACAGCGCGTGGAAGATTTTTAAAAACAGCAGCCATAGTTTTATCAATACCGGAATCGCAATCGTATTATAAAGTAATCAAAATGCCACAAGATAAACAAGCGTGCGATATATATAAATTTTTAGAGGGTGTATTAAGTAAGCATTTTCCAATAGAAAATAATGATTTATATTTTGACTGGCAACTTTTGTCAAAAGAAGTAATGGCTGTTGCTGGTGCTTCAAAAAATATTATTGATTCTTATACAAATGTAATTGAGCAGTCTGGGTTAATTCCTGTTGCTATGGAAACAGAAAGCGCTGCAATTACAAGAGCGCTTGTAAGTAATAGTGTGAAAACAAATGCAGTTTTCATGGATCTTGGTGCAAGCCATTCTTCTATAATAGTAGTCCAAAATAACTATCCTATATTTACATTGAGTATTCCCCTTTCCGGAAATGCAATGAGTGAAGAAATATCAAGACTTCAAAAAATACCATTTGAAAAAGCGGAAGAAATAAAATTAAGCTGTGGTTTTGATATAAAAAAATGCGGACCAAAAACTCAAATAATATTAAATAATATTATTTCATCTTCAACTCAGCAAATTAAGACCGGGCTTCAATATATAGAAAAATATCTAAAATATAAACCAAAAAAAATTTATATTTGCGGGGGTGTATCTTTAACATCAAAAATCGCAGTTATACTATCTGAAAAACTTAAAGTAAAATTTAGACGCGCCAATCCTTTAATAAACATAAAAGTTGATAAAAACTTGGAGACCAAAGACATAGAGCTACTAAAATATACAACCGCTATTGGTCTAGCTATACGTGGTACAGAATAAATATTATAAATTAACTGGCATATAAGCTATGTTAAAATTAAATTTACTATCCCCGGAAAAAAAAGAACAAGTCGTTCATCAAACGGTGTTTATTTCTATCCAATTTTTTATTTCATGGGCTCTAATCGCTATCTGTGTCGCCGGAATGATTTTGCTGATTACAAAACTTATAATGCAAAATAGCTTTAACCAAGCGGTAAGTCAAAATAGTTTGGTTACTAAAGAATATGGCGAATTAAACCAAAGCGTATATTCACTAAATAAAAGGATTGACTTTCTTGCAAAAATACAAAGCCAATTTATCGTTTGGTCACCAAAAATATCACCGCTTACCAATATGGTGCCCAGTGGTATAGAATTATATGCAATCAACATCACTCATCCGACAAAAGATATACAAATAACCGGAAATGCCGAAACCCGTGACGTACTTTTGGAATTCAAACGCCAAATCGAAGAATCGTCTATGTTGAAAGATATAGTCTTACCCATAGAAAGCTTATTAGAATCTACTGATGTGGATTTTAAAATTACAGCAAAACTAGCAATATGACTTTTATACAAAAAACATTTATTTCAACCATAGTTTTATCTCTTTTTGGGGTTTCTATTTATTTTTTTATTATTCAACCCACTATTGCGGATATAAAAAATTTTAATGATAGGATCCAGATTGAACGTGTATCTTTGGAAAATAAGTATACAAGCAGAAGAAACATAAAAAATATTATCGCTGATGTATCCGAAATAAAAGAACAACTGACAGATATTGAAGATAAAATGATAATAAAAAGTGGCGAAGAGGTAGGATTTATACGCAGTTTAGAGAATATCGCTTCTCTCAATAATTTGGTACAAAAAATAAGCTTACGCCCGACTGATGAGCAAGAAATAAACCTGGCAACAAAGTACAATATAACGATTAATTTAGCTGGTGACTATATAGACACACTGAAATATTTAAGAGATATGGAAGCGTCTGATTTTTATATAATAATCTACGGCGTAAATATTACATCAAATAAAAATAATAAAACCAACGCGGCGTCTTCGGGCAACGTAAAAACTAATTTATACGGATATGTTTATTTTTCCATCTAAAAAACAAAGTAAATTTGGAATAGCAACAATACTGAACTATGTTGTTTGGACCTTTCTAGTTTTAGTGCTAATATTTTTTTCCTGGCTATTTTTATTTATTTACAGGCATATCTACGCTGTAGTTGTAGAAGAAACAGCAATCGTTAATTTAAAATCCCAGCTCGTAATAACTAAAGTCCATAAAACCCAGTTTCTTGAAACATTAAAAAGGCTGGAAGAAAAACAATCTCCGGTTATACTTTTAGATTTTTCTAAAATAAAAAATCCGTTCAAAACCCCTAAAGTCAATACGGGCCTATAACGGATTTCTTATGCTATATTTTCGATACCCTTTATTTCGGGTATTTTTTCTTTTATTGATTCAAGCACACCGGCTTTTAGGGTAATCTCTGACATAGGACAATGGACACAGGCTCCGTACAAACGAACCTTAACTATCTTTTTTTCTTCATCAAAATCAACAAATTCAATGTCTCCTCCGTGAGCTTGAATAGACGGCTTTATTTTAGATATTATTTGCTTAAGTTTTTCTTTCATATTAGCGCTTATTTTAGAATAATATTATATTTATACCATAAGTAATGTCTCTTGACAACTTTATATAAGTATGGTAATCTATAATTAACATTAATTTTCCTTAGCTTTAGCTCTAGATTTATTATACTTTTAATAAGCTAATGAAGCTAATAAGCTGATGAAGCTGACTCATGGCACATAAGAAGGCAGGAGGCTCAACTTCGTTAGGACGCGATTCGCAGTCAAAACGCTTAGGCGTAAAACTGTCTGACGGAGCATTCGCTAAAAAAGGCGCGATTATTATAAGACAACGCGGGACGAGAGTTCATCCTGGCGAAAACGTAATGCGCGGAAATGATGATACCCTTTTTGCAAGTGCGGAAGGAACCGTAAAATTCAAAACTAGAAAAAAACGGGCTTTCACCGGAAATTTGCGTCCTATAAAAATAGTAAATGTTGAACCTGTAAAATAAAAATCTCCGACAAGTCGGAGATTTTTATTTTACGATTTTATTAATTTATTCCAGCAATTCTATTGCTTTTTTTAATTGCGGATCTTCGCTCTTCTTATAATCATCTTCCGTATAGTCTACTACATAATTTGGTTCTATCCCCTCACCATCAATAGATGTGCCATTAGGTGTAAGCCAAAGAGCAATTGTTAATTTTAATGCAGACCCGTCCTTATACTCGGTGTAATCTTGTACCGAACCCTTACCAAATGTTTTTTCTCCAACTAAAATCGCTTTATTGTAATCCTTGAGAGCGCCTGCAACTATTTCTGAGCCTGAGGCTGAACCCCTATTTATAAGTACAACTGTTTTAGAATCCTTTAACCGACCCTTACCGTTAGCAGTTAAACCGGTATCCTGACCGTTATTCCGCTCATAAACCACCGGTTCATCAGGAACCCATTCTCCAGCCATAGTAACGGCTGCATCCAAATAACCGCCAGGATTATTACGTAAATCAATAATAATACCCTTGGGATTTTTTAGTATTATTTTTTTAACCATATCATCAAAATCTTTTTTTGTATCATTACCAAATTGCAAAATTTTTACATATGCAAAATCTCCTTCCATACGCCACTGCACACTTTTTATTATTATCTTACCTCTGGTGATTTCTATCTCTTTCGCGCTTGCAAAACCATTTCTGGTAATCGTTAGCTTAACTATTGTTCCGCCCTTACCTCTTATCTGATTTACGGCATAATCAAGTGCAATGCCTTCAGTATT contains these protein-coding regions:
- a CDS encoding 50S ribosomal protein L27; its protein translation is MAHKKAGGSTSLGRDSQSKRLGVKLSDGAFAKKGAIIIRQRGTRVHPGENVMRGNDDTLFASAEGTVKFKTRKKRAFTGNLRPIKIVNVEPVK